A genomic stretch from Roseiconus lacunae includes:
- the rho gene encoding transcription termination factor Rho, translated as MAKKKRSPRRGPNSNGQAGGGNNKPRSRRRRRGGGNGQADREPADFPSDAPMEECEGILELHPNGYGFLRSRDNNYSRERSDPFVPGTMIDRFGLRQGVYIHAMMQQAKRQQGPRVREILDVDGIPPESYPDVKSFDTLTPINPEEWLTLETGQRPVTNRVIDLLAPLGKGQRALIVAPPRSGKTVMLQDIAQGISTNHPDLKLIVLLIDERPEEVTDMRRNVVGGEVVASSLDMDVESHVRLSQLVVDRARRLAEMGQDVFLMLDSITRLARAFNKWVGRSGRGGATMSGGLDIKAMDIPKKLFATARAFQEGGSLTIVGTALVDTNSRMDEAIFQEFKGTGNMELVLDRRLADRRVWPAIDISQSGTRREELLHDEETYEAVTMLRRTLSTMHPCDAMEQLTKQLGRFASNDEFIKLISGAKTTL; from the coding sequence ATGGCGAAAAAGAAACGGTCCCCGCGTCGCGGTCCGAACTCCAACGGTCAAGCCGGCGGAGGGAATAATAAACCTCGCTCGAGGCGTCGACGTCGAGGCGGAGGAAATGGCCAAGCTGATCGAGAGCCAGCGGATTTCCCCAGTGATGCGCCAATGGAAGAGTGCGAGGGCATCCTCGAATTGCACCCCAATGGCTATGGATTCCTGCGCAGCCGCGACAACAATTATTCCCGCGAACGCAGCGACCCGTTTGTTCCAGGGACCATGATTGACCGATTCGGGCTTCGCCAAGGCGTCTACATCCACGCCATGATGCAGCAGGCCAAACGACAACAAGGTCCGCGTGTCCGCGAAATCCTGGACGTCGATGGCATCCCTCCGGAGTCTTACCCGGATGTGAAAAGCTTTGATACGTTGACGCCCATCAACCCCGAAGAATGGTTGACCCTGGAAACAGGCCAGCGGCCGGTCACCAACCGCGTCATCGACTTGCTCGCCCCTCTCGGCAAAGGCCAGCGAGCCCTGATCGTCGCCCCGCCGCGAAGCGGTAAAACGGTGATGCTACAGGACATCGCGCAGGGAATCTCGACCAATCACCCCGATCTGAAACTGATCGTTCTGCTGATCGACGAGCGTCCCGAAGAAGTCACCGACATGCGCCGCAATGTGGTTGGCGGTGAAGTCGTCGCAAGCAGCCTGGACATGGACGTCGAAAGCCATGTCCGGCTTAGCCAACTGGTCGTTGACCGAGCCCGACGGCTTGCCGAAATGGGGCAGGACGTCTTCTTGATGCTCGACTCGATCACCAGACTTGCTCGTGCGTTCAACAAGTGGGTTGGACGAAGCGGCCGTGGCGGCGCGACGATGAGCGGTGGACTAGACATCAAGGCGATGGACATCCCCAAGAAACTTTTCGCAACCGCACGCGCGTTCCAAGAAGGCGGCTCGCTAACCATTGTCGGTACCGCACTGGTCGATACCAACAGTCGAATGGACGAAGCTATTTTCCAAGAGTTCAAAGGAACCGGGAATATGGAACTGGTCCTCGATCGACGACTCGCCGACCGACGCGTCTGGCCAGCGATCGATATCAGCCAATCGGGCACACGCCGTGAAGAATTGTTGCACGACGAAGAAACCTACGAAGCCGTCACAATGCTTCGGCGCACGTTGTCGACCATGCACCCCTGTGATGCAATGGAGCAACTGACGAAACAACTGGGACGATTCGCCAGCAACGATGAATTCATCAAGCTGATCAGCGGAGCCAAGACGACGCTCTAA
- the trxA gene encoding thioredoxin: protein MKEIGESDFQSVVLDSEGVVLVDFWATWCGPCQRQGPVIDELSTEMGEQFVFAKVDIDQHPNLAYEYGIEALPTLMVFKGGKAVEQLVGMHDADQLRKSLESAAAE, encoded by the coding sequence GTGAAGGAAATTGGCGAGTCCGATTTCCAATCTGTCGTTCTCGATTCGGAAGGCGTCGTCCTTGTCGATTTTTGGGCGACTTGGTGCGGACCGTGTCAGCGACAAGGTCCTGTCATTGATGAATTGTCCACCGAGATGGGCGAACAATTTGTGTTTGCCAAGGTCGACATCGATCAGCACCCGAACTTGGCGTACGAGTATGGGATCGAGGCACTGCCGACGCTCATGGTCTTCAAAGGCGGTAAAGCGGTCGAGCAACTGGTAGGCATGCACGATGCCGATCAGCTTCGCAAGTCTCTTGAGTCTGCCGCGGCAGAGTAG
- a CDS encoding dihydroorotase — protein sequence MSRTLFRHASIVLPQAVTKGSLLVEDGKILDIDADANTTADEVVECEGLHLLPGVIDDQVHFRDPGLTHKEDLATASHACAAGGVTSFLEMPNTKPPAVTGEGVRAKERIAAEKSLVNYGFYIGATPDNVDELNTVKDVPGIKIFIGSSTGNLLVDEQEALERIFAETTLPICAHCEDETTVRANAERLAGTSDIADHSRIRNEEAAIIATRRATELAHRYKHRFHVLHVSTAAEIPLVANAAPYVTAEVCLHHLFFNVDDYPRLGSRIQMNPSIKTAKDNEGLYQALLRGDIQVIATDHAPHTLEEKSAPYPKSPSGLPAVENSLALMLHEVNAGRCSINQVASWMCDAPARVWGIVGKGRLEPGYDADLVLIDMNESRTIRDAEQHTKSKWSPWDSVTLQGWPVATFVGGHRVYDTKQGFDESFRGEKLRFDHSRGGYWATADGIGIAE from the coding sequence ATGTCACGCACATTATTTCGCCACGCATCAATTGTCTTGCCACAAGCGGTTACGAAAGGGTCACTGTTGGTCGAAGATGGAAAGATCCTTGACATCGATGCGGATGCGAACACAACTGCCGACGAGGTTGTCGAATGTGAAGGCTTGCACTTGTTGCCGGGAGTCATCGACGACCAAGTCCACTTTCGCGATCCAGGGCTAACTCACAAGGAAGATCTAGCCACGGCCAGTCATGCGTGTGCCGCAGGGGGGGTGACTTCGTTCTTAGAGATGCCAAACACCAAGCCACCTGCTGTCACCGGCGAAGGTGTGCGGGCAAAAGAACGCATCGCGGCTGAAAAGTCGTTGGTCAACTATGGGTTTTATATCGGCGCGACCCCTGACAATGTTGACGAACTGAACACAGTGAAGGACGTTCCGGGAATCAAGATCTTCATTGGAAGCAGCACCGGGAATTTGTTAGTCGACGAGCAAGAAGCTCTCGAACGGATCTTCGCCGAGACGACACTTCCGATCTGTGCACACTGTGAAGACGAAACAACCGTGCGAGCGAATGCGGAACGTTTGGCTGGCACCAGCGACATCGCGGATCACTCGCGTATTCGGAACGAGGAGGCGGCCATCATCGCGACGCGACGCGCAACCGAGTTGGCGCACCGCTATAAGCATCGATTTCACGTCCTGCACGTATCGACCGCTGCGGAAATTCCATTGGTCGCTAACGCCGCTCCCTATGTGACCGCAGAGGTCTGTTTGCACCACCTGTTTTTCAACGTTGACGATTATCCCCGGCTCGGCTCGAGGATCCAAATGAATCCGTCCATCAAGACTGCGAAAGACAACGAAGGCCTTTATCAGGCGCTCCTGCGTGGTGACATTCAGGTCATCGCAACCGACCATGCTCCCCACACACTCGAAGAAAAATCCGCGCCCTATCCGAAAAGCCCATCGGGATTGCCGGCCGTCGAAAACTCGCTTGCCTTAATGCTTCACGAGGTCAACGCAGGCCGCTGCTCGATCAATCAAGTTGCTTCTTGGATGTGTGATGCACCAGCAAGGGTCTGGGGGATCGTTGGCAAGGGGCGCTTGGAGCCTGGTTATGACGCCGACCTGGTTCTCATTGACATGAACGAATCGCGAACCATTCGCGATGCCGAGCAACACACGAAATCGAAATGGAGTCCCTGGGATTCGGTCACACTTCAAGGTTGGCCGGTGGCGACGTTCGTCGGCGGACACCGTGTCTATGATACGAAGCAAGGTTTTGACGAAAGCTTCCGTGGCGAAAAACTGCGATTCGATCACAGCCGAGGTGGCTACTGGGCAACGGCCGACGGTATCGGAATCGCCGAGTAG
- a CDS encoding rhodanese-like domain-containing protein has product MSIKIHQIRFAPIARSSAICVCALSLIVFATAPAQAQLGAVFPSLAPVETIKVDELKTLLDQRKAAEKKAQAEEKTIDSDFVLVDVRSEKEFSVSMIPGAITKAEFEKQKSKFKDKTVIAYCLVGGRSGRYASELRREGYDVKNFKGSILGWCQAELPVVTPDGKPTKRVHIYSDRYSIPDSYEALTE; this is encoded by the coding sequence ATGTCAATCAAGATTCACCAGATTCGATTTGCGCCGATCGCCCGTAGTTCCGCTATTTGTGTTTGTGCGCTATCACTGATCGTTTTCGCTACGGCGCCCGCTCAGGCCCAACTAGGGGCGGTTTTCCCTTCCTTGGCCCCCGTCGAAACAATCAAGGTGGACGAACTAAAAACGCTGCTGGATCAACGCAAGGCTGCCGAAAAGAAAGCTCAGGCCGAAGAAAAGACGATCGATTCTGACTTCGTTTTGGTCGACGTGCGTTCGGAGAAGGAGTTTTCGGTATCGATGATTCCGGGGGCGATCACCAAAGCCGAATTCGAAAAGCAAAAATCCAAGTTCAAAGACAAAACGGTGATCGCGTACTGCCTGGTTGGGGGACGCAGCGGTCGATACGCGTCCGAACTTCGTCGGGAAGGGTACGACGTGAAGAATTTCAAAGGCAGTATCCTCGGCTGGTGCCAAGCCGAGTTACCTGTCGTCACCCCGGATGGCAAACCTACCAAGCGAGTTCACATCTATAGTGATCGCTACTCCATCCCGGATTCGTATGAAGCTTTGACGGAATAG
- a CDS encoding amidohydrolase family protein, with translation MIALSIVQYFCAPNASAQNPGDTRPTVGLRSNRGQPIVLTNATVVLRPGKVLENASILIDEQAIVDVGNEVDPPAGAERIDCSGKTIYPAFIDGFGEIDVDENPNDGVGHWNGYVLPRRRASAAVRNVGQANDYRKQGIAIRLIAPRGGIIKGRSCLVLLDQSSRGSLIGDDVAQHAELSIPRDRRRDSYPNSPMGAVALLRQTLLDADWYVRAAKAWQANPKLQRPVRNDDLARIADDCSAGRFVFDAPNERMAIRARDLAREFSLDAILRGSGREYRDLATIASAAMPILVPVDFPKAPDVTSEAAAADVDLRTLMHWHFAPENPKRLAEANATICFTTDGLDNGKAFLDNVRQAVDRGLPADDALTAMTTAPAKLFQIDHLVGEIQPGLLANLVITDGDLFAEKTKLLETWVAGKRFEHSPTPSESPFAGDWDGELAIAGTKVPLRMVLKQDKQKWSGKFVRNDREEKSAKSSDASEEEKSDQPEHADFKDLAHAIDRVTAWVDLSKLDEGFPNGPSRLTIVAVHRSAESVPSLITTVTLVDGTSIEPRWKRLDSPVDQSKEKEPAKPPEPKTFRSLAEIAVNYPLGGYGVTETIPTEPAVLFRGATVWTSGPQGTLKNADVLIVDGKIREVGEKLQPPKNCKVIDVKGKHLSAGLIDCHSHMATDGGVNESGQAVTAEVRVGDFVDNSDIHLYRQLAGGLTSSNILHGSANPIGGQNQVIKLRWGDSMQELKFASAPEGIKFALGENVKRSNRRERSTRYPGSRMGVPEIMRDRFLAALEYTQAHQRYRQGIRKELPPRRDLELEAIAEILQHDRWIHCHSYRQDEIVALLDLLDEYEITIGTLQHILEGYKVADRMREHGAMASSFSDWWAYKFEVYDAIPDNGAIMHEQGLIVSFNSDDRELARHLNTEAAKAMKYGGVPAEEALKFVTLNPAKQLRIDDRVGSIEAGKDADLVVWSGPPLSTLSRCEQTWVDGRLMFSLQQDQQLRQRDARWRQLLINYILAGDVETDSGEAKPIDEEDRWLRYDEFCHGHDHDHDGHDHDGHDHHEHEEVQR, from the coding sequence ATGATCGCACTTTCTATTGTTCAGTATTTCTGCGCTCCCAACGCATCCGCGCAGAATCCGGGGGACACACGCCCGACCGTTGGGTTACGTTCCAATCGCGGGCAACCGATCGTCTTGACCAATGCGACGGTGGTGTTGCGCCCCGGAAAGGTCCTGGAGAATGCGTCGATTCTGATTGACGAACAAGCCATCGTTGACGTCGGCAATGAGGTCGATCCACCAGCCGGAGCAGAACGAATTGACTGCTCCGGCAAAACGATTTACCCCGCGTTCATCGATGGGTTTGGCGAAATCGATGTCGACGAAAACCCAAACGATGGTGTGGGTCATTGGAATGGTTACGTGCTACCACGACGTCGCGCTTCGGCGGCGGTGCGCAATGTGGGGCAGGCCAATGACTATCGCAAACAAGGGATTGCGATTCGCCTGATCGCGCCCCGCGGTGGGATCATCAAAGGCCGAAGCTGCCTGGTTTTGCTGGATCAGTCCAGTCGCGGAAGTCTGATCGGTGATGATGTCGCTCAGCACGCGGAACTTTCGATTCCGCGTGATCGTCGCCGTGATAGCTATCCGAACTCACCAATGGGGGCGGTCGCTTTATTGCGGCAAACACTACTGGACGCCGATTGGTATGTTCGGGCGGCCAAGGCCTGGCAGGCCAACCCAAAACTTCAACGCCCCGTTCGCAACGACGACTTAGCACGGATCGCTGACGATTGCTCCGCCGGACGCTTCGTGTTCGACGCCCCCAATGAACGGATGGCGATCCGGGCTCGGGATCTTGCCCGCGAGTTCTCTTTAGACGCGATCTTGCGAGGCAGTGGGCGCGAGTACCGCGATTTAGCGACGATCGCTTCTGCCGCGATGCCAATTCTCGTCCCCGTCGATTTCCCCAAAGCTCCCGATGTCACTAGCGAAGCCGCGGCCGCCGATGTCGATCTACGAACGTTGATGCATTGGCATTTTGCGCCGGAGAACCCGAAACGGTTAGCCGAGGCGAACGCGACGATCTGTTTCACCACCGATGGATTGGACAACGGCAAAGCATTCCTTGACAACGTACGCCAGGCAGTCGACCGGGGACTCCCTGCCGACGACGCTTTGACCGCGATGACAACCGCGCCGGCCAAACTATTTCAGATCGATCACTTGGTGGGCGAGATCCAGCCAGGGTTGCTCGCCAATTTGGTGATCACCGACGGTGATTTATTTGCTGAAAAAACCAAGCTGCTAGAAACTTGGGTCGCTGGGAAACGCTTCGAGCATTCGCCCACGCCTTCAGAGAGCCCGTTTGCCGGTGACTGGGACGGCGAGCTCGCGATCGCCGGAACTAAAGTTCCACTGCGAATGGTGTTGAAACAAGACAAGCAAAAGTGGTCGGGCAAATTCGTGCGGAATGACCGCGAAGAGAAGTCGGCTAAATCGAGTGATGCAAGCGAAGAAGAAAAGTCCGACCAGCCCGAGCACGCGGACTTCAAAGACCTCGCCCATGCGATTGACCGAGTGACCGCTTGGGTCGATTTGTCGAAGTTAGACGAGGGCTTTCCCAACGGTCCTTCGCGGCTCACCATCGTGGCGGTGCATCGGTCCGCAGAGTCTGTTCCCAGTTTGATCACGACAGTAACGCTAGTCGATGGAACGTCGATCGAACCGAGGTGGAAAAGGCTGGATTCGCCCGTCGATCAATCGAAAGAAAAGGAGCCCGCCAAACCACCAGAACCGAAGACGTTTCGGTCGCTCGCGGAAATCGCGGTAAACTATCCGCTCGGTGGCTACGGGGTCACCGAAACGATCCCGACGGAGCCGGCGGTTCTTTTCCGTGGGGCTACGGTTTGGACCAGCGGGCCGCAAGGCACACTTAAGAACGCGGATGTCTTAATCGTCGATGGCAAGATTCGGGAAGTCGGCGAGAAGCTGCAGCCGCCGAAGAATTGCAAAGTCATCGACGTCAAAGGCAAACACCTTTCGGCAGGGCTGATCGATTGCCACTCGCACATGGCAACTGATGGTGGTGTCAACGAATCCGGGCAAGCGGTGACCGCCGAAGTCCGTGTCGGGGACTTTGTCGACAATTCGGATATCCATCTCTATCGGCAGCTTGCCGGTGGTTTGACGTCATCGAATATCTTGCATGGGTCGGCCAATCCCATCGGTGGTCAAAACCAAGTGATCAAGCTTCGCTGGGGCGATTCGATGCAAGAGCTGAAGTTCGCATCGGCGCCCGAGGGAATCAAGTTCGCGCTCGGTGAAAACGTCAAGCGTAGCAATCGGCGTGAACGATCAACACGTTATCCGGGAAGCCGAATGGGCGTACCGGAAATCATGCGAGATCGTTTTTTGGCGGCGCTGGAATACACCCAGGCACACCAACGGTATCGTCAGGGAATCCGAAAGGAGTTGCCACCGCGTCGCGACTTGGAGCTAGAAGCGATCGCGGAGATCTTGCAGCACGATCGTTGGATTCACTGCCATAGCTATCGTCAGGATGAGATCGTCGCGTTACTCGACCTGCTTGACGAATATGAAATCACCATCGGAACGCTACAGCACATCCTGGAAGGCTACAAGGTTGCCGACCGGATGCGCGAACACGGTGCAATGGCTTCATCGTTTTCCGATTGGTGGGCCTACAAGTTCGAGGTCTACGACGCGATTCCTGATAACGGGGCGATCATGCATGAACAAGGCTTGATTGTGTCGTTTAACAGTGACGATCGCGAACTCGCTCGTCACCTAAACACCGAAGCCGCCAAAGCGATGAAATATGGCGGCGTGCCAGCAGAAGAAGCTTTGAAGTTTGTCACGCTCAATCCGGCGAAGCAATTGCGCATCGATGATCGTGTCGGTTCGATCGAAGCCGGCAAAGACGCCGACTTAGTTGTCTGGAGTGGCCCCCCACTTTCCACGCTCTCGCGCTGTGAACAGACCTGGGTTGACGGGCGTTTGATGTTCTCGCTGCAACAAGATCAGCAACTCCGCCAGCGTGACGCGAGATGGCGACAGTTGTTGATCAATTATATCTTGGCCGGTGACGTCGAAACCGACTCCGGTGAGGCAAAGCCAATCGACGAAGAAGATCGTTGGTTGAGATATGACGAGTTTTGTCACGGACACGATCACGATCACGACGGGCATGACCACGACGGACATGATCATCACGAGCACGAAGAGGTACAGCGATGA
- a CDS encoding amidohydrolase family protein, with protein MNHFAKLCFAVVLLAASDFVVAHDQIPGAPQRQPIALVGGTIHTVDGKMIADGTLVFDEGKITAIGKGVDLPKRCRTIDVAGQHVYPGLMESLSNLGLTEIGSTDSTIDTDEVGDENGNLQPHVAVNPDSELIPVARSGGVLLASIAPRRGDIRGQSSVIQLDGWSNHDMLVAANTGLVVYWRAFDSRAGDDGDRAKQRDTNLTRFADRLDEARRYGEAIAADDTVPTDLRLQALLSVVNGDSPMIIVADHRREIEAGVAFCIGEGIRPVIYGGYDAPQCATLLKKHDVPVIVRTTYRLPTRRDDPYDHPYTLPKRLHDLGVTFAIGGPGSGSPGGASAARNLPFHAAVAAAYGLPPEIAIRAITLSPCEIMGIDDRLGSLTIDKDATLIVSDGDILLTESNVTHAFIKGAEVDLGSKHKTLAAKYRTKYRQQNKSK; from the coding sequence ATGAACCATTTTGCCAAACTTTGTTTCGCCGTCGTGCTGCTAGCGGCATCAGATTTCGTAGTCGCCCATGACCAGATTCCCGGGGCCCCACAACGTCAACCGATCGCATTAGTCGGCGGCACCATTCATACGGTCGACGGAAAAATGATCGCCGATGGAACGCTGGTTTTCGATGAGGGCAAGATCACCGCGATCGGAAAGGGCGTCGACTTGCCAAAGAGATGTCGCACAATCGATGTCGCCGGGCAGCACGTTTACCCGGGATTGATGGAATCGCTCTCCAATCTCGGTTTGACCGAGATCGGTAGTACCGATTCAACGATCGATACCGACGAAGTCGGCGACGAGAACGGAAACCTACAGCCGCACGTGGCCGTCAACCCAGACAGTGAACTGATTCCCGTCGCGCGATCCGGCGGTGTTTTACTTGCTTCGATCGCTCCCCGTCGAGGCGACATCCGCGGTCAAAGTTCCGTGATTCAACTCGATGGTTGGTCCAATCACGACATGTTGGTCGCTGCAAATACAGGATTGGTCGTCTATTGGCGTGCTTTCGATTCACGGGCCGGCGACGATGGCGACCGCGCTAAACAACGCGACACGAACCTAACCCGCTTCGCAGATCGACTCGACGAAGCCCGACGGTATGGCGAAGCAATCGCGGCGGATGATACAGTGCCAACTGATCTGCGTTTGCAGGCGTTATTGAGTGTGGTCAACGGCGACAGCCCAATGATTATCGTTGCCGATCACCGCCGTGAAATCGAAGCCGGGGTAGCGTTCTGTATCGGTGAAGGCATTCGGCCCGTCATCTATGGTGGTTACGACGCGCCCCAATGTGCAACGCTATTGAAAAAGCATGATGTTCCGGTGATCGTGCGGACGACGTATCGACTTCCCACCCGTCGAGACGATCCTTACGACCACCCCTACACACTTCCCAAACGATTGCATGATCTCGGTGTAACGTTTGCGATCGGTGGTCCGGGATCGGGTAGTCCCGGTGGCGCCTCTGCGGCGAGAAACCTGCCTTTTCATGCCGCCGTCGCAGCAGCGTATGGACTTCCGCCAGAAATCGCGATCCGCGCGATCACGTTATCACCGTGCGAAATTATGGGAATCGATGATCGACTGGGTTCGTTAACGATCGATAAAGATGCGACATTGATCGTCAGTGACGGAGACATTTTGCTAACCGAGTCGAACGTCACCCATGCATTTATCAAAGGTGCAGAAGTCGACCTAGGCAGCAAACACAAGACGTTGGCTGCGAAGTATCGAACGAAGTACCGCCAACAGAACAAGTCAAAGTAA
- a CDS encoding lactate/malate dehydrogenase family protein, with translation MKITIVGTGKVGSAIAFACVMNPIADELLLVNRSHEKAEGDALDLSHASALRNSNMRIRAGDIADSKDSDIIVFTASIPYGDPTRPRTELAEANYQLLCDWIPDLAQNSPNAILIIVTNPVDMLTYAAIQLSGFPPNRVVGTGTLLDSVRYRAMLSQQLEIHSDDIRAYILGEHGDTQFAAKSVAMTGGERFYDDEVKDEIFERTVGMGYKISKLKGFTNYGVAMATMLILDSVVYDLRHTMPLSVLVDGFCDVEDVCLSLPTVVGRQGITRIIHPRLSDDEQQSLRRSAAAVRRTIEQVGLA, from the coding sequence ATGAAGATCACCATTGTTGGAACTGGGAAAGTCGGTTCCGCGATTGCATTCGCTTGTGTGATGAATCCAATCGCCGATGAATTGTTGCTGGTTAATCGTTCGCATGAGAAAGCCGAAGGTGACGCGCTCGATCTGTCGCACGCCAGTGCTCTGCGAAATAGCAACATGCGGATTCGGGCCGGTGACATTGCTGATTCGAAAGATTCTGACATCATCGTTTTTACCGCATCGATTCCCTACGGCGATCCGACTCGACCACGAACCGAACTTGCCGAAGCCAACTATCAATTGCTGTGCGACTGGATCCCCGACCTCGCGCAAAATAGCCCCAATGCGATCCTGATCATCGTCACTAACCCGGTCGATATGCTGACCTATGCGGCGATTCAGCTTTCCGGCTTTCCGCCCAACCGTGTCGTGGGAACAGGGACACTCCTTGATAGTGTTCGCTATCGAGCGATGCTTTCACAACAATTGGAGATTCATTCCGACGACATCCGGGCTTACATCTTGGGTGAGCACGGCGACACCCAATTCGCCGCCAAATCGGTCGCGATGACAGGAGGAGAGCGTTTTTACGACGACGAAGTCAAGGACGAGATCTTTGAACGAACCGTCGGCATGGGATACAAGATTTCAAAGCTAAAGGGGTTCACCAACTACGGTGTGGCAATGGCAACCATGTTGATCTTGGATTCGGTGGTTTATGACTTACGACATACGATGCCACTGAGTGTATTGGTGGATGGTTTCTGTGACGTCGAAGACGTTTGTCTGTCTTTACCGACGGTTGTCGGTCGCCAGGGCATCACGCGAATTATTCATCCGCGATTAAGCGATGACGAGCAGCAATCGCTCCGGCGTTCCGCCGCCGCGGTGCGCCGCACGATCGAGCAAGTCGGTTTGGCGTAA
- a CDS encoding diguanylate cyclase, with protein MSDRPSSKHHRPDPFSVQESYRPTAERACLVQIYPADVVDGMMLIESERYLIGRHDDCDLQVNDPSVDERHACLFRKENAYCLIDLETTNGTIVNDRSIDQTALRSGDTIRIGTFIFKYLSADSVESKYHETLYSALTRDALTGTMNRRYLVETLDRSIATANRQQSCLAIAMVDIDYFKQINDRFGHVVGDAVLREFGQRLLATCRPDDLVARYGGEEFGLLLLGTNPEEATEITHACWHAIRRTPFHTSHAALQVTASFGIACFNPAAPVSRQELLRQADEKLYEAKRSGRNQICGPNQRLPIEHDPETPM; from the coding sequence ATGAGCGATCGTCCGTCGTCAAAACATCACCGTCCTGATCCGTTTTCGGTTCAGGAATCATACCGGCCAACTGCCGAACGAGCCTGCCTGGTGCAGATCTATCCGGCCGATGTGGTCGACGGGATGATGTTGATCGAAAGTGAACGTTATTTGATCGGGCGTCATGACGATTGTGATTTGCAAGTCAACGACCCTAGCGTCGACGAGCGTCACGCATGCTTGTTCCGCAAGGAAAATGCGTACTGCCTGATTGATTTAGAAACAACCAACGGAACGATCGTCAATGATCGATCCATCGATCAGACCGCTCTCCGATCAGGAGATACGATTCGGATCGGTACATTCATTTTCAAGTATCTTTCGGCGGATAGTGTCGAATCAAAGTATCACGAAACACTTTATTCGGCGCTGACGCGTGATGCCTTAACCGGCACAATGAATCGGCGATATTTAGTGGAGACCCTGGATCGATCAATTGCGACTGCTAATCGTCAACAAAGCTGCTTGGCCATCGCCATGGTGGACATCGACTATTTCAAGCAGATCAACGATCGTTTCGGTCATGTCGTTGGTGATGCCGTTTTGCGAGAATTCGGGCAGCGTCTTCTCGCTACCTGTCGCCCGGATGATTTGGTCGCCCGATATGGTGGCGAAGAATTTGGTTTGCTGCTATTGGGTACCAACCCCGAAGAAGCGACTGAGATTACACACGCGTGTTGGCATGCGATCCGGCGAACACCATTTCATACTTCACATGCCGCACTGCAAGTCACCGCAAGTTTTGGGATCGCTTGCTTTAACCCTGCCGCGCCCGTGAGCAGACAAGAATTGCTTCGTCAGGCCGATGAAAAGCTATATGAAGCGAAGCGGTCCGGACGTAACCAGATTTGTGGCCCCAACCAAAGGCTCCCGATCGAGCACGACCCTGAAACGCCAATGTGA